Proteins encoded within one genomic window of uncultured Draconibacterium sp.:
- the rplX gene encoding 50S ribosomal protein L24 translates to MQKKLHIKKGDTVVVIAGNSKGQKGRVLEVIRKTDRAIVEGVNMMKKHTKPNATAPQGGIIEQEAPVHISNLMLVDPKTGEATRVGKKLNDDGKLVRISKKSGEEIK, encoded by the coding sequence ATGCAGAAAAAGTTACACATAAAAAAAGGTGACACTGTGGTTGTGATCGCTGGAAACAGTAAAGGCCAAAAAGGTCGTGTACTGGAAGTGATCCGTAAAACCGACAGAGCAATAGTTGAAGGTGTTAACATGATGAAAAAGCATACCAAACCTAACGCAACAGCGCCACAGGGAGGTATCATTGAACAGGAAGCACCGGTGCATATTTCTAACCTTATGTTGGTTGATCCTAAAACAGGTGAAGCTACACGTGTAGGTAAGAAATTGAATGACGATGGTAAATTAGTTCGTATTTCGAAAAAATCAGGAGAGGAGATTAAGTAA
- the rpsN gene encoding 30S ribosomal protein S14 gives MAKESMKAREVKRAKLVEKYAEKRARLKAEGDWEGLQKLPKNSSKVRLHNRCKLSGRPKGYMRQFGISRIDFREMASNGLIPGVKKASW, from the coding sequence ATGGCTAAAGAATCAATGAAGGCACGCGAAGTGAAACGTGCAAAACTAGTTGAGAAATACGCCGAAAAACGTGCCAGGCTAAAAGCTGAAGGCGACTGGGAAGGTTTGCAAAAACTTCCTAAAAACTCGTCGAAAGTGCGTTTGCACAACCGTTGTAAACTAAGCGGGCGTCCGAAAGGATATATGCGCCAATTCGGTATCAGCAGGATTGATTTTAGGGAAATGGCTTCAAATGGCTTGATTCCCGGAGTTAAGAAGGCAAGTTGGTAA
- the rpmC gene encoding 50S ribosomal protein L29 — MKVSEIKEMTNNEIVERLQIEKENLVRLRLNHAVSPLENPNKLKETKATIARLNTILRERELNENQK, encoded by the coding sequence ATGAAAGTAAGTGAAATCAAAGAAATGACGAACAACGAAATCGTTGAACGTCTACAGATTGAAAAAGAAAATCTTGTTCGCCTAAGATTGAATCATGCAGTATCGCCGCTTGAAAATCCTAACAAGTTGAAGGAAACTAAAGCAACGATTGCACGTTTAAATACAATTCTTCGCGAAAGAGAATTAAACGAAAATCAGAAGTAA
- the rplE gene encoding 50S ribosomal protein L5 — protein MAYVPTLKKKYQEEIIPALKKEYDYSSVMQVPKLEKIILNQGVGAAIADKKLIDVAQTEMTMIAGQKAVQTLSKKDISNFKLRKKMPIGVRVTLRRDQMYEFLDRLIAVALPRIRDFKGIESKMDGRGNYTLGVPEQIIFPEIVLDKVSKINGMNITFVTSAKTDEEGFALLKELGLPFKNVKKN, from the coding sequence ATGGCTTACGTACCAACTCTTAAAAAGAAATATCAGGAAGAAATAATCCCTGCTTTAAAGAAAGAGTATGATTACTCTTCTGTAATGCAGGTTCCGAAATTAGAAAAAATCATCCTTAACCAGGGTGTTGGAGCAGCAATCGCCGACAAAAAACTGATCGACGTAGCTCAAACCGAAATGACAATGATCGCCGGCCAGAAGGCCGTACAAACTTTGTCAAAAAAGGATATCTCTAATTTCAAATTGAGAAAGAAAATGCCAATTGGCGTGCGTGTAACATTGCGTCGCGACCAAATGTATGAATTCTTAGATCGTTTAATTGCTGTGGCACTGCCACGTATTCGCGACTTTAAAGGTATCGAAAGCAAAATGGACGGCCGCGGAAACTACACACTTGGCGTTCCGGAACAAATTATTTTCCCGGAGATCGTACTTGATAAAGTAAGTAAGATCAACGGAATGAATATTACCTTTGTCACTTCTGCAAAAACCGACGAAGAAGGTTTTGCTTTGTTGAAAGAATTAGGTTTACCATTTAAAAACGTTAAAAAGAACTAG
- the rplN gene encoding 50S ribosomal protein L14: MVQQESRCSVADNSGAKEVLVIRVLGGTRKRYATLGDTVVVTVKSALAGGEMKKGTVSRAIVVRTKKENRRQDGSYIRFDDNAVVLLNNAGEMRGTRIFGPVARELREKNMKIISLAPEVL, from the coding sequence ATGGTACAACAAGAATCAAGATGTTCGGTAGCCGATAACAGTGGAGCAAAAGAAGTTTTAGTGATCCGTGTATTAGGCGGAACACGTAAACGTTATGCGACATTGGGCGACACTGTAGTGGTTACTGTAAAAAGTGCACTTGCCGGAGGCGAGATGAAAAAAGGTACTGTATCACGCGCTATTGTTGTACGTACGAAAAAAGAAAATCGTCGTCAAGACGGTTCTTACATTCGTTTCGACGATAACGCAGTAGTACTTCTTAACAACGCTGGCGAAATGCGTGGAACACGTATTTTCGGCCCGGTAGCACGTGAATTACGCGAGAAGAATATGAAAATTATTTCACTCGCACCAGAAGTATTGTAA
- the rpsQ gene encoding 30S ribosomal protein S17 codes for MENKVRNLRKERIGVVVSDKMDKSIVVAEKTKEKHPIYGKFVNKTTKFHVHDEKNDCNVGDTVRIMETRPLSKTKCWRVVEIIERAK; via the coding sequence ATGGAAAATAAAGTAAGAAATCTCAGAAAAGAGAGAATCGGGGTCGTTGTTAGTGATAAAATGGATAAATCGATTGTGGTTGCCGAAAAAACAAAAGAGAAGCACCCAATCTATGGTAAGTTCGTTAACAAAACTACCAAATTCCATGTCCACGATGAGAAAAATGATTGCAACGTTGGAGATACTGTAAGGATTATGGAAACTCGTCCTTTAAGTAAAACCAAATGTTGGAGAGTAGTTGAAATAATTGAAAGAGCTAAGTAA